One Salvia splendens isolate huo1 chromosome 1, SspV2, whole genome shotgun sequence genomic window, GGCATCATATGAATTGAATTCGTCATTTGTGTTTCCTTCCAAACCATTAGTATTATCATCTACTTCATGAACATAAGTTTCACCACTTGTGGATTCATAAGAGGATCCACTGCAATCTATGTCTGCAGATTCTAGTAAAGATTCATTGCTAATTGTGAGATTCATATCTTCATCTTCAGCATGACTACATGCTCCATGCTGTCTTGCTTCAGTCACCAAAACTGACTCCTCTATACCACTAGCACTTTCAGCACAAACTGACACATCTTCTGGGCTTCTTTCATCAACCAAAACAGGTTCCTCTGCTTCATCAATTACTTCAAGATCTTGCGTATTGCAGTTCCCACCTACCGTGGAACCTTCCAAGTCTGCAGCTATATGATTTCCAGTAACTGTCCCTTCAGTGCAAGTACACTTTCCTTCACCCTTTTCCCCATCATTATAACAAGAATTGGACCCAGCACTGTTCATTGAAGCAGAACCTGCATTGTCCAACCTGGAGAGGAACCCTTCCCTATACAAATAATTAGTATGCTTTAAGAATGAGATCGGTAATGAAGTAAGCAAAGATACACTTAAAGCTACTATCAAGATATCGAGTTCAACTTAATTTAGCATACACTATAAAACTGATTTTTACATATTAGACAATATAGAAGTTTTATAAGTTCCCAGCCACAAAACTGCAGTTATCAATTTGAGATCTCAGTATCTTAAATGGATTGATTAAAATTACCTAAGGTCTGATACCATCTGTCTTTGTCTAAGAAAACCCAGTTCAGTGGCAGACACTGAATATGGTTTTGCATCCACCGCAGACCTTCCATTTCTTAGGAACCTACCTCTTAGAAGCGCCTGCAAAGTGGTTCAAAAATTAGTAATAGCACATTAGATTCTATACTACTAATCAGATATGGAAAAGCTTTGCATGTTCAAAAATTAACAACCTAAAGCGATCTAGAATACTTACAGGCTACATGATCTATCTTGCTCAATGTAAaatgtaaattaattattattgtttCTAAAGAGAGGTTCAGTTGAAATGTGGCATCCAAACATTAAAAAATCCCTAGTGAAGCTGGGAGTAGGCAAACAACTATTTTTTGCAGCATTAATAACCCGTTGCAACACAAAAATTTGAGGTATCCCCAAATAGCTAGATCATTGAGCAGGCAAAGCATCCACTAAGTAGGAAAATATGTACAACTTAAACATACTATATCAATATTATCACCTGAATGCGATTATGGTAAGCAAAATCAGACACGGGTTTCTGCTCTGACAGGCATAGAAGTTCTCTATTTCTCTCACTTTGAGCCTTTACGAGAAGGTCAAGAAGAGTCTGTCTCCCACATAACCTACGAAGGGGCTTTCGTGCACAAAACTCTGTATGGTTAATCACCAATCTATCACCCACCTGCACAGTTTGAGATGCAACTTCACAACCTCCCTCTCCAGACGATGCACAGCCACTTCTCTGCTGGGAAGTATTTAGTGCTCGTTCCCTAAGAATCCTTACCCTTTCAGATTCAGTATCTCCAACACATTTCCGTGCACGATTGTTACGATTAAATCCATAAGATGGATGACGCTTAGGAGAACTATTCAACCACTCTCGAAAAATTTGCCTCACCCTTTCCCGTTCAATCTCTCCAAAGTCACTAGATTGCTCTGATATTACACTATTATTATCCTCATGTTCAGTCTCTGAACCACCACTAAATTCTTGGTTTTCAGACTCGTAAGAAACTTGAGACATAGCATCAACATTCTCGCTCCTGTTTCCTACAGATGTGACTGTGCTTCTGCACTCAGAATCGGAACCGTTTCTCTGTTGCCTAGACCTGTACGATTGATTCAACGAATGTTCGccctcaatctcccgccacatCTGAAAAAGAGTGGATGCCGTTGTGCTACGCCTACAATGGTCATCATCCCACCAGCCAGCGTCTGTTTTAAGTGACTCACCAGACCGAGCAAAATCCGGGACATTGTGTAAACCAGAAACGGCCATTTCTAAACCTGTTATCACCGTCAAATGTAACTCACAGGTTTGATAGAGGTGGTCTCATACCTCAAATTGACCACACAACTGAACAGAATTATCAATAAACTAGTCTCTGCTACTATATTAGCACAAAACCAGTTCTAATAATCACAGCCAAAATTCAGCTATTCCACCAACAATCTAACAATCAAACTACCTGCAAATGATCTGCGGAAAGAGGAATATATCATTATTCACATTCAAATAAAAATAGCAAACTCATACTAAAAATGTAACATTGAATCCACcctaatattattaaaaatcaacatattgaatttaaaataaacgaaaatAAAAAGTTGGTAACTGGCAGATCCATCTTCTCCTAACAAATAGAACCCCACACCCAACAACACCAATTGGTAAATCCTTCAACAAACCCAAAACATATGGTGTTGAGGAAAAACTAACACTGATTTTAACCAAATTCCTTAACAAGAAGTTGGCAAAT contains:
- the LOC121741580 gene encoding uncharacterized protein LOC121741580, which codes for MAVSGLHNVPDFARSGESLKTDAGWWDDDHCRRSTTASTLFQMWREIEGEHSLNQSYRSRQQRNGSDSECRSTVTSVGNRSENVDAMSQVSYESENQEFSGGSETEHEDNNSVISEQSSDFGEIERERVRQIFREWLNSSPKRHPSYGFNRNNRARKCVGDTESERVRILRERALNTSQQRSGCASSGEGGCEVASQTVQVGDRLVINHTEFCARKPLRRLCGRQTLLDLLVKAQSERNRELLCLSEQKPVSDFAYHNRIQALLRGRFLRNGRSAVDAKPYSVSATELGFLRQRQMVSDLREGFLSRLDNAGSASMNSAGSNSCYNDGEKGEGKCTCTEGTVTGNHIAADLEGSTVGGNCNTQDLEVIDEAEEPVLVDERSPEDVSVCAESASGIEESVLVTEARQHGACSHAEDEDMNLTISNESLLESADIDCSGSSYESTSGETYVHEVDDNTNGLEGNTNDEFNSYDASPEEYQGSVTAFNESMAQNVNTIAFTEWADGSRQDSDRSWQARASSQSFPGPSGNNVEEQDQMQESHDWLSHDCQETLDSWRDMPSSEAGESVREEVATAYFPDGDKDNTMELRELFRRRCVSSLLHSSFRESLNHVLQSHMERRGHVSVDWEPDNVAFPPHIEQDPEQVDSEQSLAPSERNSFMQSSTLFEASQQLWNEDLQVTDCARHHLNQQFGTEWEVINILRIDMTRLLQRMNNMKGMLEACMDMQIELQRSLHQEVSAALNQPISSEDAPKDNRVHDESQLDHVKRGICCICQHSKIDSLLYRCGHMCTCTNCAENLVQSHGKCPMCCAPAVEAVRAYFVQ